From Halomicrobium salinisoli, the proteins below share one genomic window:
- a CDS encoding ABC transporter ATP-binding protein yields MIEARDLRKEYGDFVAVAGSTFSVEQGEVFGVIGPNGAGKTTTLKMLSGLIEPTDGEVSVAGYDAGETEMRRRLGFLPEESPLYEEMTPVSYLSFFADLYDVPDDVARERMHETLDELDLKHRERKLGDMSKGMKRKVAIARSLINDPDVLIYDEPASGLDPLTTNYVIDFTEQLAEEGKTIVFSAHNLYHVESICDRVAIMNEGQIVARGDLDELQAEYGDRRYHVYTTVEVPDAISENGTWRRVVESMNGVEATREAAAENGGDVVDIRTEESSLEEVFLNVADSETPGTRYVEEA; encoded by the coding sequence ATGATCGAAGCGCGGGACCTACGCAAGGAGTACGGCGACTTCGTCGCCGTGGCGGGGAGTACCTTCTCGGTAGAGCAGGGCGAGGTGTTCGGCGTCATCGGCCCGAACGGGGCGGGCAAGACGACGACGCTGAAGATGCTCTCGGGCCTGATCGAGCCGACCGACGGCGAGGTGTCCGTCGCCGGGTACGACGCCGGCGAGACGGAGATGCGCCGGCGGCTGGGCTTCCTGCCCGAGGAGTCGCCCCTCTACGAGGAGATGACGCCCGTCTCGTACCTCTCCTTCTTCGCGGACCTCTACGACGTCCCCGACGACGTCGCCCGCGAGCGCATGCACGAGACGCTGGACGAACTGGACCTAAAGCACCGCGAGCGGAAGCTCGGGGACATGTCCAAGGGGATGAAGCGGAAGGTGGCCATCGCGCGCTCGCTGATCAACGACCCGGACGTGCTGATCTACGACGAGCCCGCCAGCGGACTGGACCCGCTGACGACCAACTACGTCATCGACTTCACCGAGCAGCTCGCCGAAGAGGGCAAGACCATCGTCTTCTCGGCGCACAACCTCTATCACGTCGAGTCGATCTGCGACCGCGTCGCCATCATGAACGAGGGGCAAATCGTCGCCCGCGGCGACCTCGACGAACTCCAGGCTGAGTACGGCGACCGCCGCTACCACGTGTACACGACCGTCGAGGTGCCCGACGCGATCAGCGAGAACGGGACCTGGCGGCGGGTCGTCGAGTCGATGAACGGCGTGGAGGCGACCCGCGAGGCAGCGGCCGAGAACGGCGGCGATGTCGTCGACATCCGCACCGAGGAGTCCAGCCTCGAGGAGGTCTTCCTCAACGTCGCTGACAGCGAGACGCCGGGGACCCGATACGTCGAGGAGGCATGA
- a CDS encoding HVO_2901 family zinc finger protein, with amino-acid sequence MPHTCRNCKRTFSTELELELHRDTCSAGELICDDCGERFAERTATTDGWHYRCPNEDCEGEGIGDDIHRVDDIRVETN; translated from the coding sequence ATGCCCCACACCTGCCGGAACTGCAAGCGGACCTTCAGCACGGAACTCGAACTCGAACTCCACCGGGACACGTGTTCCGCCGGCGAGCTCATCTGCGACGACTGCGGCGAGCGCTTCGCCGAGCGAACGGCCACCACGGACGGGTGGCACTATCGATGCCCGAACGAGGACTGCGAGGGCGAGGGCATCGGCGATGACATCCACCGCGTCGACGACATCCGCGTAGAGACGAACTGA
- the sucD gene encoding succinate--CoA ligase subunit alpha translates to MSVLVDEDTRVVVQGITGGEGKFHTEQMLEYGTNVVAGAVPGRGGQEVAGVPVYDTVHDAAREEDANAAVVFVPPAFAGDALFEALDSPVDLVVAITEGIPTQDMARVKRKLRETDTHLVGPNCPGVITPGVAKLGILPGNIFSEGDVGLVSRSGTLTYQVVDDLTNRGIGQTTAIGIGGDPIIGTSFIDALELFENDPDTKAVVMCGEIGGEDEENAAQYIAEHMDTPVAGFIAGRTAPPGKRMGHAGAIVSGSGTGTAESKINALNDAGVPVGDTPEEVAQNVEDLL, encoded by the coding sequence ATGAGCGTTCTAGTCGACGAAGACACGCGCGTCGTGGTGCAGGGTATCACCGGCGGTGAGGGCAAGTTCCACACCGAGCAGATGCTGGAGTACGGGACCAACGTGGTCGCCGGCGCAGTGCCGGGCCGCGGCGGCCAGGAAGTGGCCGGCGTCCCGGTCTACGACACGGTCCACGACGCCGCCCGCGAGGAGGACGCCAACGCGGCCGTCGTGTTCGTCCCGCCGGCGTTCGCGGGCGACGCGCTGTTCGAGGCGCTGGACTCCCCGGTCGACCTCGTCGTGGCCATCACCGAGGGCATCCCGACCCAGGACATGGCCCGCGTCAAGCGCAAGCTCCGGGAGACCGACACGCACCTCGTCGGTCCCAACTGTCCGGGCGTCATCACGCCGGGCGTCGCCAAGCTCGGCATCCTGCCGGGCAACATCTTCTCCGAGGGCGACGTCGGCCTCGTCTCCCGCTCGGGCACGCTGACCTACCAGGTCGTCGACGACCTGACCAACCGCGGGATCGGGCAGACGACCGCCATCGGCATCGGCGGCGACCCGATCATCGGCACGTCGTTCATCGACGCGCTGGAGCTGTTCGAGAACGACCCCGACACGAAGGCGGTCGTCATGTGCGGCGAGATCGGCGGCGAGGACGAGGAGAACGCCGCCCAGTACATCGCCGAGCACATGGACACGCCCGTCGCCGGCTTCATCGCCGGCCGCACCGCCCCGCCGGGCAAGCGCATGGGCCACGCCGGCGCCATCGTCTCCGGCTCCGGCACCGGCACCGCCGAGTCGAAGATCAACGCGCTCAACGACGCCGGCGTCCCCGTGGGCGACACGCCCGAGGAGGTCGCCCAGAACGTCGAAGACCTGCTGTAG
- the sucC gene encoding ADP-forming succinate--CoA ligase subunit beta, which produces MRLHEYQAKQVFADAGIPTPASTLAETVDDAVAAAEDIGYPVAIKAQVHVGGRGKAGGIKLAEDKDEAREYADDILGMDLKGYEVDRVLVEEAVDFENELYVGVTMDRGEGEPVAMVSTRGGVNIEEVAEEDPDAIAREHVDPAFGMHPYQARKVVYEAGVDRAVANDVASVLQTLYQIWDDRDGSDAEINPLMITSDDEVIAADAVFNVDSDALFRQPEIQEMEEEAGGGDELEQKADEYGFDYVRLDGNVGIIGNGAGLVMTTLDLVDHFGGSPANFLDVGGGAKAQRIANALDMVFSDDNVDSVVFNIFGGITRGDEVAEGINQALEQFDEIPKPVTVRLAGTNAEEGMEILNEDLVTVEHTLEDAVQRAVEYAQEVEA; this is translated from the coding sequence ATGAGATTGCACGAATACCAGGCGAAGCAGGTCTTCGCTGACGCCGGAATCCCGACTCCGGCGTCGACGCTGGCCGAGACCGTCGACGACGCGGTCGCGGCCGCCGAGGACATCGGTTATCCAGTAGCGATCAAGGCCCAGGTCCACGTCGGTGGCCGGGGGAAGGCCGGCGGCATCAAGCTCGCGGAGGACAAAGACGAGGCCCGCGAGTACGCCGACGACATCCTCGGCATGGACCTCAAGGGCTACGAGGTCGACCGCGTGCTCGTCGAGGAGGCCGTCGACTTCGAGAACGAGCTGTACGTGGGCGTCACGATGGACCGCGGCGAGGGCGAGCCCGTGGCCATGGTCTCGACCCGCGGCGGCGTCAACATCGAGGAGGTCGCCGAGGAGGACCCCGACGCCATCGCGCGCGAGCACGTCGATCCCGCCTTCGGCATGCACCCCTACCAGGCCCGGAAGGTCGTCTACGAGGCCGGCGTCGACCGCGCCGTGGCCAACGACGTCGCGAGCGTCCTGCAGACGCTGTACCAGATCTGGGACGACAGGGACGGCTCCGACGCCGAGATCAACCCGCTGATGATCACGAGCGACGACGAGGTCATCGCGGCCGACGCCGTCTTCAACGTCGACTCCGACGCCCTCTTCCGCCAGCCCGAGATCCAGGAGATGGAGGAGGAGGCCGGCGGCGGCGACGAACTCGAGCAGAAGGCCGACGAGTACGGCTTCGACTACGTCCGCCTGGACGGCAACGTCGGCATCATCGGCAACGGCGCGGGCCTCGTCATGACGACGCTGGACCTCGTCGACCACTTCGGCGGCTCGCCCGCTAACTTCCTCGACGTCGGGGGCGGCGCCAAGGCCCAGCGCATCGCGAACGCGCTGGACATGGTGTTCTCCGACGACAACGTCGACTCGGTCGTCTTCAACATCTTCGGCGGGATCACCCGCGGCGACGAGGTCGCCGAGGGCATCAACCAGGCCCTGGAGCAGTTCGACGAGATCCCCAAGCCCGTCACCGTGCGGCTGGCCGGTACGAACGCCGAGGAGGGCATGGAGATCCTCAACGAGGACCTGGTCACGGTCGAGCACACGCTGGAGGACGCCGTCCAGCGTGCAGTGGAGTACGCACAGGAGGTGGAAGCATGA
- a CDS encoding NAD-dependent protein deacylase — translation MDDDVDAIADAMREADTAVAFTGAGVSTASGVPSFRGEDGLWEEYDPKSFHRRRLDADPEGWWRDRVELREHLDPGEYEPNAAHEALAELESASHLDAVVTQNVDGLHAEAGTAELIRLHGTNRRVRCEDCGERSEAAPTFERAREGDVPPRCDCGGLLRPDVVLFGESLPADAIERARRLARESDCYLAVGSSLTVQPAAGLPRRAATTGATLAILNLTETPLDGVADRVIGADVTDVLPALAARV, via the coding sequence ATGGACGACGACGTCGACGCGATCGCGGACGCGATGCGCGAGGCCGACACCGCCGTCGCGTTCACGGGGGCGGGGGTCAGCACGGCCTCCGGGGTGCCATCGTTCCGCGGCGAGGACGGCCTCTGGGAGGAGTACGACCCCAAATCGTTCCACCGCCGGCGGCTGGACGCCGACCCCGAGGGCTGGTGGCGCGATCGGGTGGAACTCCGCGAGCACCTCGACCCAGGAGAGTACGAGCCAAACGCCGCACACGAGGCGCTGGCCGAACTGGAGTCGGCGAGCCACCTCGACGCGGTGGTGACACAGAACGTCGACGGCCTCCACGCCGAGGCGGGGACGGCGGAGCTGATCCGACTTCACGGGACGAACCGCCGGGTGCGGTGCGAGGACTGCGGGGAGCGCAGCGAGGCGGCCCCGACGTTCGAGCGGGCGCGCGAGGGCGACGTCCCGCCGCGGTGCGACTGCGGCGGCCTGCTCCGGCCGGACGTGGTGCTGTTCGGCGAGTCGCTGCCCGCGGACGCCATCGAGCGCGCCCGACGGCTGGCCCGCGAGAGCGACTGCTACCTGGCGGTCGGGTCGTCGCTGACGGTCCAGCCCGCCGCCGGGCTGCCGCGGCGGGCCGCGACGACGGGCGCGACGCTGGCGATCCTCAACCTGACGGAGACGCCGCTGGACGGCGTCGCTGACCGAGTTATCGGGGCGGACGTGACGGACGTGCTGCCTGCCCTGGCGGCGCGCGTCTAG